A window of Polaromonas hydrogenivorans contains these coding sequences:
- the rpoD gene encoding RNA polymerase sigma factor RpoD has translation MSLKKVPAVQPKSTQAQLLAAADALLKSAAPAKKKPGRPPKAPAAAGAPVAAAAVKRAPRKTKESGLDGDEDLSDIEAEFAEEPAAVEATATTEKVKPLRMKISKAKERALMKEFGLDETVLSEEDILKRRVRLKTLIKLGKTRGYLTHGEISDHLPDKLVDAETLEVVINMLNDMGVAVYEQAPDAETLLLNNTGATVATEEEAEEEAEAALSTVDSEFGRTTDPVRMYMREMGTVELLTREGEIEIAKRIEGGLMRMMEAISESPATIAEIMRLADDIREGKVVISTVVDGFSNPNEADDYVAEEDFDEFDEDDDDDGKGGSKALTKKLEELKKEALSRFEKVGEYAEKVKKLYEKEGYGGPTYLKTQKALSDELMTVRFTAKTIEKLCDLLRGQVLDVRKKERELRRIIVEKCGMPQEVFIKDFPPNLLNLKWVEKQVAAGKPWSNVMARNIPPIQELQTKLGELQARVVVPLLHLKDINKRMNEGESNSRDAKKEMIEANLRLVISIAKKYTNRGLQFLDLIQEGNIGLMKAVDKFEYRRGYKFSTYATWWIRQAITRSIADQARTIRIPVHMIETINKMNRLSRQHLQEFGFEPDASILAEKMEIPEEKIRKIMKIAKEPISMETPIGDDDDSHLGDFIEDGANTAPLEAAMQAGLRDVVKDILDSLTPREAKVLRMRFGIEMSTDHTLEEVGKQFDVTRERIRQIEAKALRKLKHPSRSDKLRSFIDTL, from the coding sequence ATGTCTTTGAAGAAAGTTCCTGCCGTGCAGCCCAAGTCCACCCAAGCCCAACTTCTCGCCGCTGCAGACGCCCTGCTGAAAAGCGCCGCGCCTGCCAAAAAGAAACCCGGCCGCCCGCCCAAGGCTCCGGCCGCAGCAGGTGCGCCCGTGGCCGCTGCCGCCGTCAAGCGCGCGCCCCGCAAAACCAAGGAATCGGGCCTGGACGGTGATGAAGACCTGTCCGACATCGAAGCCGAGTTCGCCGAAGAGCCGGCAGCCGTCGAAGCCACGGCCACCACCGAAAAGGTCAAGCCGCTGCGCATGAAGATCAGCAAGGCCAAGGAACGCGCCTTGATGAAGGAGTTCGGCCTGGACGAAACCGTGCTGTCCGAAGAAGACATCCTCAAGCGCCGCGTGCGCCTGAAAACCCTGATCAAGCTCGGCAAGACGCGCGGCTACCTGACGCACGGCGAAATCTCCGATCACCTGCCCGACAAGCTGGTCGATGCCGAAACGCTCGAAGTCGTCATCAACATGCTCAACGACATGGGCGTGGCCGTGTACGAGCAGGCGCCCGACGCCGAAACGCTGCTGCTGAACAACACCGGCGCCACCGTGGCGACCGAGGAAGAAGCCGAGGAAGAAGCCGAAGCCGCGCTGTCCACCGTCGATAGCGAGTTCGGCCGCACCACCGACCCGGTGCGCATGTACATGCGCGAGATGGGCACGGTCGAGTTGCTGACGCGCGAAGGCGAGATCGAAATCGCCAAGCGCATCGAGGGCGGCCTGATGCGCATGATGGAAGCGATTTCCGAAAGCCCGGCGACGATTGCCGAAATCATGCGGCTGGCCGATGACATCCGCGAAGGCAAGGTCGTCATCTCCACCGTGGTCGATGGGTTCTCTAACCCCAACGAGGCCGATGACTATGTGGCCGAGGAAGACTTCGACGAGTTCGACGAAGACGACGATGACGACGGCAAGGGCGGCTCCAAGGCGCTGACCAAGAAGCTCGAAGAGCTGAAGAAAGAAGCGCTCAGCCGTTTCGAGAAGGTTGGCGAATATGCCGAAAAAGTCAAAAAGCTCTACGAAAAAGAAGGCTACGGCGGCCCGACGTACCTGAAGACGCAAAAAGCCCTCAGCGACGAGCTGATGACGGTGCGTTTTACCGCCAAGACGATTGAAAAGCTGTGCGACCTGCTGCGCGGCCAGGTGCTGGACGTGCGCAAGAAGGAGCGCGAGCTGCGCCGCATCATCGTCGAGAAGTGCGGCATGCCGCAGGAAGTCTTCATCAAGGATTTCCCACCCAACCTGCTGAACCTGAAATGGGTTGAAAAACAGGTCGCCGCCGGCAAGCCGTGGTCCAACGTCATGGCGCGCAACATTCCGCCGATTCAGGAATTGCAGACCAAGCTGGGCGAGCTGCAGGCGCGCGTCGTGGTGCCGCTGCTGCACCTCAAGGACATCAACAAGCGCATGAACGAAGGCGAGTCCAACTCGCGCGACGCCAAGAAGGAAATGATCGAGGCCAATCTGCGCCTGGTGATTTCGATTGCGAAAAAGTACACGAATCGCGGCCTGCAGTTCCTCGATTTGATCCAGGAAGGCAACATCGGCCTGATGAAGGCGGTGGACAAGTTCGAATACCGTCGCGGCTACAAGTTCTCGACCTACGCGACCTGGTGGATTCGCCAGGCCATCACGCGCTCGATTGCCGACCAGGCCCGGACCATCCGCATCCCGGTCCACATGATCGAGACCATCAACAAGATGAACCGCCTGAGCCGCCAGCACTTGCAGGAGTTCGGCTTCGAGCCCGACGCCAGCATCCTGGCCGAGAAGATGGAGATTCCTGAAGAGAAGATCCGCAAGATCATGAAGATCGCGAAAGAGCCGATTTCGATGGAAACGCCGATTGGCGACGATGACGATTCGCACCTGGGCGACTTCATCGAGGACGGCGCCAACACCGCGCCGTTAGAGGCGGCGATGCAGGCCGGCCTGCGCGATGTGGTCAAAGACATCCTCGACAGCCTGACGCCGCGCGAAGCCAAGGTGCTGCGCATGCGCTTCGGCATCGAGATGTCCACCGACCACACGCTGGAAGAAGTCGGCAAGCAGTTCGACGTGACGCGCGAGCGCATCCGCCAGATCGAAGCCAAGGCGCTGCGCAAGCTCAAGCATCCTTCGCGTTCGGATAAATTGCGCAGCTTTATCGACACGCTCTAA
- a CDS encoding YihY/virulence factor BrkB family protein, with amino-acid sequence MTLEPQAAYVLSHPGAFALQIIKGFRANQGLLLAGAVAYYALLSIVPLLILIAIALSHVVDQDALLASLGRYIGWLAPGESNVIVKELTNFLAHREVMGWVLLVTMLFFSSLAFTVLENAMSVIFLHRVAIRRRHFLVSAVLPYCYIFCLGLGFLLVTLVAGSFQALGDKSIEFLGWNWSLSGFSAVLLYLLGLTGEIFVLTSVYLVMPVGQLSLRRALIGGVTAALLWEVTRHVLVWYFATLSQVGVVYGSLTTAIVVLLSLEIAATLLLLGAQVISEYERIGTVGPNAPAQPLQT; translated from the coding sequence ATGACCCTTGAACCGCAGGCCGCTTATGTGCTCAGCCACCCCGGCGCTTTCGCGCTGCAGATCATCAAGGGTTTTCGCGCCAACCAGGGCCTGCTGCTGGCCGGCGCGGTGGCCTACTACGCCTTGCTGTCGATTGTTCCGCTGCTCATATTGATTGCGATTGCGCTGTCGCATGTGGTTGACCAGGACGCGCTGCTGGCATCGCTGGGCCGCTACATCGGCTGGCTGGCGCCTGGGGAATCCAATGTCATTGTCAAGGAGCTGACCAATTTCCTCGCGCACCGGGAAGTCATGGGCTGGGTCTTGCTGGTCACGATGCTGTTTTTCAGCTCGCTGGCGTTCACCGTGCTGGAAAACGCCATGTCGGTGATTTTCCTGCACCGCGTGGCCATCCGGCGGCGCCACTTCCTGGTCTCGGCCGTGCTGCCTTACTGTTACATCTTTTGCCTGGGGCTGGGTTTTCTGCTGGTGACGCTGGTGGCCGGAAGTTTTCAGGCGCTGGGCGACAAAAGCATCGAGTTCCTGGGCTGGAACTGGTCGCTTAGCGGATTTTCAGCCGTCCTGCTGTACCTGCTGGGCCTGACGGGCGAGATTTTCGTGCTGACGTCGGTTTACCTGGTGATGCCGGTCGGCCAGTTGTCGCTGCGCCGCGCGCTGATCGGCGGCGTGACAGCGGCGCTGCTCTGGGAAGTGACGCGCCATGTGCTGGTCTGGTACTTTGCCACGCTGTCGCAGGTCGGCGTGGTGTATGGCTCGCTGACCACAGCCATCGTCGTGCTGCTGAGTCTGGAAATCGCCGCCACGCTGCTGCTGCTGGGCGCGCAGGTGATCTCGGAATACGAGCGCATCGGCACCGTCGGACCGAATGCGCCGGCCCAGCCCCTGCAAACCTGA
- the dnaG gene encoding DNA primase, producing MAIPQSFIQELLARTDVVDIVGRYVQLKKGGANFMGLCPFHGEKSPSFSVSPSKQFYHCFGCGKNGNAISFLMDHAGMTFIEAVKDLAQQYGLQVPEDDVSPQDRARAAQAREQQATLTSVLEKAGLAYIRSLRTSERAIQYFKRRGVSGEIAKTFGLGYAPEGWRSLASVFPDYNDPLLVESGLVITGEPGEENAAGEAKRYDRFRDRVMFPIRNVKGECIGFGGRVLGDEKPKYLNSPETPVFSKGRELYGLFEARTALREHGYALVTEGYMDVVALAQLGFANAVATLGTACTAEHVQKLFRFTDSVVFSFDGDSAGRRAARKALDAALPFASDVRTVKFLFLPAEHDPDSFIREHGKEGFAAYVAKAVPLSRFLIEAAAEGCDLDTAEGRAHMASNARPLWSALPEGAIKPQLLAEIAEQVMIDSRELLQLWQPASGGRKPYYKKNSGPPPQPQNFRPETPAPELDHGMPEFGDYPPMGLHDEPDYASSEPYFSQPPAYSPSPVAPSGKPGKFGRKPFSSGSAPRRMTGRILPASREDRVLRLLLTEPQSWDRLSTEEHHLLLALPAPHGPLFAWLESQLHEHGPQSWAVLREGLRSHAHEHHAVAQFAEVLEGVDYDWDEMRRILAHLLGLQQQREIDDLIARVPNEPAVLERLRELLAQSLAGKTPQKPA from the coding sequence ATGGCCATACCCCAATCATTTATCCAGGAACTTCTGGCGCGCACCGACGTGGTCGATATCGTCGGGCGCTACGTGCAGCTCAAAAAAGGCGGCGCCAATTTCATGGGCCTGTGCCCGTTTCACGGCGAAAAATCGCCGTCCTTCAGCGTCAGCCCGTCCAAGCAGTTCTACCACTGCTTTGGCTGCGGAAAAAACGGCAATGCCATCAGCTTTCTGATGGACCACGCCGGCATGACGTTCATCGAAGCGGTGAAAGACCTGGCCCAGCAGTACGGCCTGCAGGTTCCCGAAGACGACGTTTCGCCCCAGGACCGAGCCAGGGCGGCGCAGGCGCGCGAGCAGCAGGCGACGCTGACGAGCGTGCTTGAAAAAGCCGGCCTGGCCTACATCAGGAGCCTGCGCACGTCGGAGCGAGCCATCCAGTACTTCAAGCGGCGCGGTGTTTCGGGTGAAATCGCCAAGACCTTCGGGCTGGGTTACGCCCCCGAAGGCTGGCGCAGCCTGGCCAGCGTGTTTCCCGACTACAACGACCCCTTGCTGGTCGAAAGCGGCCTGGTCATTACCGGCGAGCCCGGCGAAGAAAACGCCGCTGGCGAGGCCAAGCGCTACGACCGTTTCCGCGACCGGGTGATGTTTCCGATTCGCAACGTCAAGGGCGAATGCATCGGTTTTGGCGGCCGGGTGCTGGGCGACGAAAAGCCCAAATACCTCAATTCGCCAGAAACCCCGGTGTTCAGCAAGGGCCGCGAGCTGTACGGCCTGTTTGAAGCCCGGACCGCACTGCGCGAGCACGGCTACGCGCTGGTCACCGAAGGCTATATGGACGTGGTGGCGCTGGCGCAGCTGGGCTTTGCCAACGCCGTCGCCACGCTGGGCACGGCCTGCACGGCCGAGCATGTGCAAAAACTGTTCCGCTTCACCGATTCGGTGGTGTTCAGCTTTGACGGCGACAGCGCCGGCCGGCGCGCGGCGCGCAAGGCGCTCGACGCCGCCCTGCCCTTTGCCAGCGACGTGCGCACCGTCAAATTTTTGTTTCTGCCGGCCGAGCACGACCCGGACAGCTTCATACGCGAGCATGGCAAGGAAGGCTTTGCCGCCTATGTCGCCAAGGCCGTGCCGCTGAGCCGGTTTTTGATCGAAGCGGCTGCGGAAGGCTGCGACCTGGACACCGCCGAGGGCCGCGCCCACATGGCCAGCAATGCCAGGCCGCTGTGGAGCGCACTGCCCGAAGGCGCGATCAAGCCGCAACTGCTGGCCGAAATCGCCGAGCAGGTGATGATTGACAGCAGGGAACTGCTGCAGCTCTGGCAACCCGCCTCGGGCGGGCGCAAACCGTATTACAAAAAGAATAGCGGCCCGCCCCCACAGCCCCAGAACTTCCGGCCCGAAACTCCTGCGCCCGAGCTGGACCACGGCATGCCCGAGTTCGGGGACTATCCGCCCATGGGCCTGCACGACGAGCCCGATTACGCATCGTCGGAGCCTTACTTTTCGCAGCCGCCCGCCTATTCACCGTCGCCGGTCGCCCCATCGGGCAAACCGGGAAAATTCGGCCGCAAGCCCTTCTCGTCCGGCAGCGCACCGCGCCGGATGACGGGCCGCATCCTGCCGGCCAGCCGTGAAGACCGGGTGCTCAGGCTGCTGCTGACCGAGCCGCAAAGCTGGGACCGGCTCAGCACCGAGGAACATCATTTGCTGCTCGCCCTGCCGGCGCCGCACGGGCCGCTGTTTGCGTGGCTCGAAAGCCAGTTGCACGAGCATGGCCCGCAGTCCTGGGCCGTCCTGCGCGAAGGCCTGCGCAGCCATGCCCATGAACACCATGCCGTGGCCCAGTTTGCAGAAGTGCTTGAAGGCGTGGATTACGACTGGGACGAAATGCGCAGAATCCTGGCCCATCTACTCGGCTTGCAACAGCAAAGGGAAATCGACGATCTCATCGCCCGCGTACCCAACGAACCCGCTGTTTTGGAGCGTTTACGCGAATTGCTGGCGCAATCCCTGGCCGGGAAAACACCTCAAAAACCCGCATGA
- the ggt gene encoding gamma-glutamyltransferase, whose translation MKRLLTSVALAALLAACASSPTSPFAYTAPTQQPEGSSGFTPKPGWATTQFAVAAANPLATDAGYQILKAGGSAIDAAIAVQMVLTLVEPQSSGIGGGAFLLHSNGRAVEAFDGRETAPAAADEKLFLGADGKPIPFYEGVVGGRSVGTPGTVRMLEMAHQQYGKLPWAQLFAPAIELADNGFKVSARLNTLLKDEKYLKNDPTAAAYFYKADGTPVDAGATLRNPALADVLRQIASKGSNALLTGTVAQAIVTKVQGHAGNPGKLALSDLASYQARKRDPICSDYSANAQAYRLCGMPPPSSGAIAIGQILGILNNTPAATLGLVTGMGGVPGTTGATPSADWLHLYTEASRLAFADRAQYLGDPDFVQPPGGSWMSLLAPGYLSERAKLIQVTGPSMKTAKPGVPGEVRTAYAPMPDQIEHGTSHISIVDSFGNAIAMTTTIEDQFGSRLMTDGGTGKAGGFLLNNELTDFSFAPVDTEGKPVANRVQAGKRPRSSMAPTLVFDKNTNQLVMSGGSPGGALIIHFTAKTIYGVLNWGLMPQQAIDLPNFASLNGPTLLEEKRFAPATVEALRARGAEVREQAMTSGLQAITRGQAHGMPLWLGGADPRREGLVMGD comes from the coding sequence ATGAAACGCCTGCTGACTTCCGTTGCCCTGGCTGCCTTGCTGGCGGCCTGCGCCAGTTCTCCGACCAGCCCGTTTGCGTACACCGCGCCGACCCAGCAGCCTGAAGGTTCGTCGGGTTTCACGCCCAAGCCCGGCTGGGCCACCACCCAATTTGCCGTCGCAGCCGCCAATCCGCTGGCAACCGATGCGGGCTACCAGATCCTGAAGGCCGGCGGCTCGGCGATTGATGCGGCGATTGCCGTGCAAATGGTGCTGACCCTGGTCGAACCGCAGTCCAGCGGGATTGGCGGCGGCGCGTTCCTGCTGCATTCCAACGGCCGCGCGGTCGAGGCCTTTGATGGCCGCGAGACGGCGCCGGCTGCGGCCGATGAAAAACTGTTCCTGGGCGCGGACGGCAAGCCGATTCCGTTTTACGAGGGTGTGGTCGGCGGCCGCTCGGTCGGCACGCCAGGCACGGTGCGCATGCTGGAGATGGCGCACCAGCAATACGGCAAGCTGCCCTGGGCCCAGCTTTTTGCACCGGCCATCGAGCTGGCCGACAACGGCTTCAAGGTCAGCGCCCGGCTGAACACGCTGCTCAAGGATGAAAAATACCTGAAGAACGACCCCACGGCGGCGGCCTACTTCTACAAGGCCGACGGCACGCCGGTCGATGCGGGCGCCACCCTGCGCAACCCGGCGCTGGCCGACGTGCTGCGGCAAATCGCCAGCAAGGGATCGAACGCGCTGCTGACCGGCACCGTCGCGCAGGCCATCGTCACCAAAGTGCAGGGCCACGCCGGCAATCCCGGCAAGCTGGCCCTGAGCGACCTGGCCAGTTACCAGGCCAGGAAGCGCGATCCGATCTGCTCCGACTACAGCGCCAACGCCCAGGCCTACCGCCTGTGCGGCATGCCGCCACCGAGTTCGGGCGCCATCGCCATCGGGCAAATCCTGGGAATATTGAACAACACGCCGGCCGCCACGCTGGGGCTGGTGACTGGCATGGGCGGCGTACCCGGCACCACCGGAGCCACGCCATCGGCCGACTGGCTGCACCTGTACACCGAAGCCTCGCGGCTGGCCTTTGCCGACCGGGCTCAGTACCTGGGCGACCCGGACTTCGTGCAGCCGCCCGGCGGAAGCTGGATGAGCCTCTTGGCGCCCGGCTACCTGAGCGAGCGCGCCAAGCTGATCCAGGTGACCGGCCCGAGCATGAAGACCGCCAAGCCCGGCGTTCCGGGCGAAGTCAGGACGGCTTACGCCCCCATGCCCGACCAGATTGAACACGGCACCTCGCACATCAGCATCGTGGACAGTTTCGGCAACGCGATTGCCATGACCACGACGATTGAAGACCAGTTCGGCTCGCGCCTGATGACCGATGGCGGCACTGGCAAGGCAGGCGGCTTTTTGCTGAACAACGAGCTGACCGATTTCAGCTTTGCGCCGGTGGATACCGAAGGCAAGCCGGTCGCCAACCGCGTGCAGGCCGGCAAGCGGCCGCGCTCGTCCATGGCGCCGACGCTGGTGTTCGACAAAAATACGAACCAGCTCGTCATGAGCGGCGGCAGCCCCGGCGGCGCGCTGATCATCCACTTCACCGCCAAGACGATCTATGGCGTGCTGAACTGGGGCCTGATGCCGCAGCAGGCGATTGACCTGCCCAACTTTGCGTCGCTGAACGGCCCGACCCTGCTGGAGGAAAAGCGCTTTGCACCGGCCACGGTCGAAGCCCTGCGGGCGCGCGGCGCCGAAGTGCGCGAGCAGGCCATGACCAGCGGACTGCAGGCCATCACGCGCGGCCAGGCCCACGGCATGCCGCTGTGGCTAGGCGGCGCCGACCCGAGGCGCGAAGGCCTGGTGATGGGGGATTGA
- a CDS encoding 3-hydroxyacyl-CoA dehydrogenase, with translation MDIAGKVFIVTGGASGLGEGTARMLVANGGKVVIADMQAEKGEAIAKELGDGIAAFVKCDVSQESDGQAVVAKAVSMGKLMGLVNCAGIAPGEKTIGKNGAHTLATFTKTITVNLVGSFNMIRLAAEAMAKNEPEATGERGVLISTASVAAYDGQMGQAAYSASKGGVVGMTLPIARDLARNGIRNMTIAPGIFGTPMMFGMPQDVQDSLAAAVPFPSRLGTPQDYSKLAKHIFENDMLNGEVIRLDGAIRLAPR, from the coding sequence CATCAGGTCTGGGTGAAGGCACGGCGCGCATGCTGGTGGCCAACGGCGGCAAGGTCGTGATTGCCGACATGCAGGCTGAAAAAGGCGAAGCCATCGCCAAGGAACTGGGCGACGGCATTGCCGCTTTCGTCAAGTGCGACGTGAGCCAGGAATCCGACGGCCAGGCCGTGGTGGCCAAGGCCGTGTCCATGGGCAAGCTGATGGGCCTGGTCAACTGCGCCGGCATCGCGCCCGGCGAGAAAACCATCGGCAAAAATGGCGCGCACACGCTGGCGACCTTCACCAAGACCATCACCGTCAACCTGGTGGGCAGCTTCAACATGATCCGCCTGGCCGCCGAAGCCATGGCCAAAAACGAACCCGAAGCCACCGGCGAGCGCGGCGTGCTGATTTCCACCGCCTCCGTCGCCGCCTACGACGGCCAGATGGGCCAGGCCGCCTACAGCGCCTCCAAGGGCGGCGTGGTCGGCATGACGCTGCCGATTGCCCGCGACTTGGCGCGCAACGGCATCCGCAACATGACGATTGCCCCCGGCATTTTCGGCACGCCGATGATGTTCGGCATGCCGCAGGACGTGCAGGACTCGCTGGCCGCCGCCGTGCCCTTCCCTTCGCGCCTGGGCACGCCGCAGGACTATTCCAAGCTGGCCAAGCACATTTTTGAAAACGACATGCTCAACGGTGAAGTGATCCGCCTGGACGGCGCGATTCGACTGGCGCCGCGCTAA